A region of Schistosoma mansoni strain Puerto Rico chromosome 1, complete genome DNA encodes the following proteins:
- a CDS encoding protein kinase, with the protein MLFWKYFLKKRIENYDRYVNELSYKRPSFTTDIYNYLLKLSEEQFSDRKLSSYVLPRMGDDLSSKNMHNPDPSCELISCTSGSGSGLPFLVQRTVARHIRLTMCIGKGRFGEVWKATCQGETVAVKIFSSRDEASWARETEIYNTGLLRHPNLLAYYASDMISRGGCTQLWLITAYHANGSLHDFISHRSLKIQDGLRLASSIAAGLAFLHTEIKGLHAKPSIAHRDLKSKNVLVMNDMTACIADLGLALVNLQNPPIGQAFLNLSSSMLSSGVISHHLSFEVYQAADIYAMALVFWELARCTQGITSEFVEGYQIPFCDMVPPDPTFSQMRDIVCGNNYDNVNCRPRIYQRWLDDTYLSCYAQVIQECWHDDWSVRLSALRVRKRLGQIEDAVRQSLIRKREENIPSNVNELSVLLTGDPEALA; encoded by the exons ATGCTTTTCTGGAAGTACTTTTTGAAAAAACGAATAGAAAACTACGATCGCTACGTCAATGAACTTAGCTACAAACGTCCCAGCTTCACCACGGATATCTACAATTATCTATTGAAACTCAGTGAAGAACAGTTTTCGGATCGTAAGTTATCATCTTATGTCTTGCCCAGAATGGGAGATGACCTTTCTTCAAAAAATATGCATAATCCTGATCCTTCGTGTGAGCTTATTAGCTGCACTAGTGGAAGCGGAAGCGGTCTTCCGTTCCTTGTTCAGAGAACTGTGGCACGTCATATTAGGTTGACAATGTGCATAGGAAAAGGACGATTTGGTGAAGTTTGGAAAGCTACATGTCAAGGTGAAACCGTTGCTGTTAAAATTTTTTCTAGTCGTGATGAAGCCAGCTGGGCTCGTGAAACAGAAATTTATAACACTGGATTGTTGCGTCATCCTAATCTCCTGGCGTATTATGCTAGCGACATGATATCAAGAGGTGGATGCACTCAGCTCTGGCTAATTACAGCGTATCACGCTAACGGATCTTTACACGACTTCATCAGTCATAGATCATTAAAAATACAGGATGGTTTGCGTCTGGCCAGCTCCATTGCGGCGGGTTTGGCGTTTTTGCATACAGAAATAAAAGGATTACATGCTAAACCTTCTATTGCACACCGTGATCTCAAATCGAAGAATGTCCTTGTTATGAATGATATGACTGCATGTATAGCTGACTTGGGTCTTGCCCTTGTGAATTTACAAAATCCCCCCATTGGACAAGCTTTTCTCAATTTATCTTCCTCAATGCTATCTAGTGGTGTTAT AAGTCACCATTTGTCGTTTGAAGTTTACCAAGCTGCAGATATTTATGCAATGGCCTTAGTGTTTTGGGAATTAGCACGATGTACTCAGGGGATAACATCTGAATTCGTTGAAGGATATCAG ATACCATTCTGCGACATGGTCCCTCCTGATCCAACCTTCTCACAGATGAGGGATATTGTTTGTGGCAATA ATTACGACAATGTTAATTGTAGGCCTCGTATTTACCAGCGCTGGTTAGATGACACCTACTTATCCTGCTATGCACAAGTGATACAAGAATGTTGGCATGATGATTGGTCTGTGCGCCTCTCTGCTCTTCGTGTTCGTAAACGTCTGGGACAAATTGAAGATGcagttagacaatcattgatCAGAAAAAGAGAAGAGAACATTCCTTctaatgtaaatgaattatcaGTACTCCTAACCGGGGACCCAGAGGCTTTGGCTTGA
- a CDS encoding putative activin receptor (unknown EC_number=2.7.10.30), whose amino-acid sequence MFSFQYNEFNYKLIVLTGVENSSQYTKRENFHFNLIPFCDMVPPDPTFSQMRDIVCGNSLTISDDQPNQSNRNNSNINAKSPKISPDYDNVNCRPRIYQRWLDDTYLSCYAQVIQECWHDDWSVRLSALRVRKRLGQIEDAVRQSLIRKREENIPSNVNELSVLLTGDPEALA is encoded by the exons atgttttcttttcaatataatgaattcaactacaagCTGATCGTTTTGACTGGCGTGGAAAATTCTAGTCAATATACAAAACGAGAAAACTTTCACTTCAATCTA ATACCATTCTGCGACATGGTCCCTCCTGATCCAACCTTCTCACAGATGAGGGATATTGTTTGTGGCAATAGTTTGACCATAAGTGATGATCAACCGAACCAATCAAACAGGAATAACTCAAATATAAATGCTAAATCCCCCAAGATAAGTCCAGATTACGACAATGTTAATTGTAGGCCTCGTATTTACCAGCGCTGGTTAGATGACACCTACTTATCCTGCTATGCACAAGTGATACAAGAATGTTGGCATGATGATTGGTCTGTGCGCCTCTCTGCTCTTCGTGTTCGTAAACGTCTGGGACAAATTGAAGATGcagttagacaatcattgatCAGAAAAAGAGAAGAGAACATTCCTTctaatgtaaatgaattatcaGTACTCCTAACCGGGGACCCAGAGGCTTTGGCTTGA